One Nocardia huaxiensis genomic window, GCACCGGCAGCAGCGCCGAGATCACCTTGGGCGGAATCGCGAAGGCGGGCTTGAGTTTTCCGTTCACCTCGGCCGCGAGGCGGGTGGCCTCGAACAGGTTCACGTATTCGCCGCCGAGCAGGTAGTTCTCGCCGGTCTTGCCGCGTTCGCCGGCCAGGATCAGGCCCTTGGCCACATCGCGCACGTCGACCAGGTCGAAGCTGCCGCCGATCATGACGGGCACGCGGCCGCGCGCGGCATCCCAGAGCACCTTGTTGATGCGCGAGTCGCTGTAGTCGATCGGGCCGTACACACCGGTCGGATTACAGATGACGGCGTCGAGGCCCTCGTCGATCACCTTGCGCAGCTCGACCTCGCCCTGGAACTTGGAGCGGTCGTAGACCGGCAGCTCCGGGTCGATGGAGCGGACCGTGCGCTCGTTGATCCGCCCGCCGCAGGTGTACTGGTTGAACGCGTGGATCGAGCTGGTGTGCACCATGCGCCGCACGCCCACCTCGCGCGCCGCCTCGGCCACGGTCCGCACACCCTGGGTGTTGACCCGCCAGGCCAGATCGTTCTTGTGCGCGAGGGTGATCAGCGCGACCAGGTGGTAGACCACCTCGGCGCCGTCGAGCACCTTGCGCATGGACTCGGGATCCAGCACGTCGCCGCTGACCCAGGTGACACCTGGCTGATTGGTGGTGGGCCGGACGCGATCGATGGCGGTAACCTCGTGACCGCGATCCGTGAGCTGGCGAAGCAGATTGGTGCCAAGGAACCCGGCAGCGCCGGTGACTGCGACCTTCATGAGTTGAAGAATATAGAACTTGTTCTAATTTGCAACACGTTCCAGTTTAGGGGTGCGAGAGCAAGCCGACATGGGGTGCTGGACGTCCAGTGGGATATATTCGGCACCGCATGTCCACGACGATTTTGGGGGGCACCTGATGGCGAACGAACTGTCGCTCGAGGGCGATGAGATCCGGGCCGGGGCGACGACCATCAATACACTGGCCGGCGACATCGCCGGCGCGGCCAATGGCAACACCTTGGCCAGCATCACCAGCATGACGCCCGTGTTCGGGATCATCGGCGCCGACTTCCTGGCCAGCTTCGCGGTGGCGGAACTGTTGCACGACAAGGACATCAACGCCTTGGCCGCCAAGTTCACCAAACTCAGCGAGGCCGCCAACACCACCGTGACGGCCGTCGAAACCCAGGACACCTCGCTGGCGACACAGATCGGAGCCAAGGGATGAAACCGCTCGACTCCGGTGTGATCGGCGTATCCACCCCCTCCACCCCCGCCTCCGGCCCGCTGACCACCGGCCCCGATCTGCGCGCCGGCGGTTCCAATGCCTTCGTCGACCTGCAGGTGGGCCAGCTGCCCGAGGATATGGAGCCCGTCGAGGCTCCCGCCTTCGTGCTGTCCCGCAAGGAGTTCGAGCAGAACGGCTCGGCCATCGGCGGCGGTATGCCGACCGGGCTCGGCGGCGGCAACTCCGACAACACCTATGCGGCCTCGGTGCTCGACGGTGCGGTCACGCCGGTCGTCTCCGGCGCGAACACCGTGTTCGCCGGGGCGACGACGGCACTCACCAATGCCCAGACCGCCGTCACCAACGCGCAGACCGCGGTGAACAATATTCCGGCCTCCCTCGATGCCGCACAG contains:
- a CDS encoding type VII secretion target, which codes for MANELSLEGDEIRAGATTINTLAGDIAGAANGNTLASITSMTPVFGIIGADFLASFAVAELLHDKDINALAAKFTKLSEAANTTVTAVETQDTSLATQIGAKG
- a CDS encoding NAD-dependent epimerase/dehydratase family protein yields the protein MKVAVTGAAGFLGTNLLRQLTDRGHEVTAIDRVRPTTNQPGVTWVSGDVLDPESMRKVLDGAEVVYHLVALITLAHKNDLAWRVNTQGVRTVAEAAREVGVRRMVHTSSIHAFNQYTCGGRINERTVRSIDPELPVYDRSKFQGEVELRKVIDEGLDAVICNPTGVYGPIDYSDSRINKVLWDAARGRVPVMIGGSFDLVDVRDVAKGLILAGERGKTGENYLLGGEYVNLFEATRLAAEVNGKLKPAFAIPPKVISALLPVLEPAGRAFGTDKLSKASMGALLSAPVVEHAKAATELGYQPRPAAETVRDLVAFYNGLTTKPEVLKIA